The Biomphalaria glabrata chromosome 13, xgBioGlab47.1, whole genome shotgun sequence sequence GTGCTACAACTCCATCACTATGGACAAGGCACAGAAAGATATCATTACTGCTAACCGGGTGGAGTTAGTGGAGAATATCACTGTTAAGGATGGATTGTATTCtcaacttttacaaaaaaaagtattgagtcAAAGGTCTATTAATAGGATAAAGGTATTGCTTctttagatataaatagattttcgtaacttataaacaataaaaaggaaTGTTctcaatttaatttattaatataggattagtaggcctaaataataaatataatttctaATTGGTAGgcctaaataataaatataatttctgattgtaacatttgaaaaaaattgttatgtCAAACTTGCTAAAAGCAGAAAACCCaagtctgttttaagttatcTTTCCAATCTATTCATCTTTCAAATCAATTCATCTTTCAAATCCTTTCCAAATAAAAAGAACGATTTGAAGAGCTAATAAAAACGTTTACTCTCATTGTTAAAACTAGGTGTACTCAATTTCCCTTTCAAATGCATCAAAAACATGTGAGTAGACCCTAGTTAAGTTTTTATAGATCTACCTCTAGCCCTGCCTCCCTTTTTTGACTAGTAGGATTTCTGAGGAGATCATTAAGCTCCATTCTAGTGATAGGTTTAGATAGGCCAGTGATATTAGTATGCTTATATGTAAGGttgttactgttttttttagGGAGGattaatttgtaatttaatttttacagTATGGAATGAGTGGAATAAACATTTTTCACTGAACTTACATTGCTACACTTTCCTGGACATTCAAAGGATGTGATTTAATAGTCTCTATATTTTTTCCCTTATTTTTGACACATTATTATTTAGGCCTCTTCTTGTTTGTGTCTCTATAATAAAATTCCTCTTAAATTCTCTCTTgtgatttttttcatttatctaaAGTACATAAGAAGACTGCACATATGTGTTTGACATGTAAATCTTTATCAATTTTCTCTGTTGCAGAATTAATTTTTTCCAGATCTAGCCTAGTCTGTTAAATGGTCACcacattttccttttttcttcttctttttttttttttttttttttttgtagccttTTCTTCTACAGCTACAGTGCTGCTTTTAGCTGGTACTTAAATTTTTAAGCCTTATCAGTTTTTTACAGAATCAGTAATTAATGCTATGGtcttgtttttttcaaagttgaTTTTCTGTGATCAGAGAAGTATTTTTGGgttcaatttatttattgtgcACTGTATGTTGCATTAGTTGACCATTAATTAGTATTCTTCATCATTTCTTAGTCCATTACAGCCTTCACCACATCATACCATTCAACATTTCACTGCTGCccaggtttttgttttattattgtcTTCTTTTATCTTGTCTTAGGTTTCGAATACAGAATTCATATCATTGTTttacctagaaaaaaaaaagatttaggtTCTTAtcaaactcatttttttttacagggcTCAGGTGTTGATGAACAACAAGTGGAAGAACTTTTAAATGAGCTCATGAAGAGAGATTGCTTTGAACTTTTCTGTCAAGCGCTCATAGATGACACTCAAGTGGATGTGGTTAAAAAATACCTAAAGCCACCAGCATCACAAACAGTATTTACACCTACACCTGCTGCTTCAGAACCTTCACCCATACAAACCACCAATCAACAACTGGTTGGATCACTACAACCACCCACAAACCAGCAACCTACTGGGCCACAGCAACCGTCCTCAGTTATCACAAACAAACAGCTGACTCCGTCCTTTATGAATACTAATGAAAATGCATCATTACCTCTGCAGCCATCCATGGTGTCCACAGACTGTGCCTCTGGCATGAAAAGAGCAAATCCATCTCCTCCTCAGTCTGCCACGATATGCATTAGAGAAAGTGACAACGAACACTTAATTGTTCAGTATGTTCCCCCATGCAAGGCTGCAAGACAGGAAGAGCCTTCGCAATTGAACAATGTCCAAGGAGAAGTTCCAGAAACTTTTGAAGATGATGAAACTAGGTATCATCTGAAACATTTTATTGCTGACAAACCCATTCCTATTTCACCATATATTATGAACAATCCCCAAATACTATCAAATCCAAATATCATAGACCCTCAACGCTACATTACAGCCTTCCTTCCTCCAGCGGGGAGACTTCAAGGTGTAGAGCATCTTGCAGCACGTTTCCTTTCTCTGCCCACAAACTCAGTTACTGTTATACCTGAGGGCAGAAATATGATGGACACTCAGAGCATTCGTAAACTACTTCAGCCACAAAATCCTCTTTTACAAACTCaaataatcaataataaagaaagttcttttaaaaggtgagttatttaacagttttattttttttaaataaatgtttgtgcTTAAAAGCTCAAACTTTGTATaatatttaatacaaatttaaaactttCTAGAATCACTTTGAAATGCCCaagtatattatataaatagttTATGTTATAAGAAAGATCAACTCCTGGCATTCAGGACTTAACAATTTATTATGATATTTACTGGCATGCAAGTTATGATTGAAATGTCCTAACATAGCACTGGCTTCATACACAACAGCTCTTttccaaagaaataaaatgtaatttgacattcaaatatttaatatgtatgcACATAGATAGAGATAACATAAGTTATTCTTACTCAGTTTTAATATTGATTCTGTTGGCAAAGGAGAGTTAGGGAGGatacattaatttttaattatctaCTCTGtgattttacaatttttttttattaaaattaatttctgaCATTTTTATGTCGAAATCTCAACAACCATTTAGGGATTtctcatttctatttattttaaaattattattgtattattatttatatatttttaagatgAGTGTACCTTTTATTGTCAATTGATGCCAAACATTATGTAACAACTTAAAGGGTTTAGGACAGTGTTTCTGAATCTCTACTAGTAACATATACCTCCACCCACCCAGCCAGCCAACTAGGAGCCTGGGTAGTGCTGTTAGATCCCTAATGGCGTCCAAGTGTTAGCATCCTGCATTCTGAGTCTCAGAAATGATTCTTCTGACATCTCTGCAATGCACTATTTCTCTCAAGTAAAAAGAGCACAGgccaaaaaaaaagctaatcaaGAAGATCTGGGATGAGCTAATGGTGAGGAGACATTTAAGGTTGTTGAGCATGTATGTAAAATTTGTCACTAGAGTTCAGCAAGACATCTTGTAGCAGGCCTTGGCAGCGCTTGACAGAAAAGTTCAAAGCAATCTCTCCTCATGAGGTCATTTAAAAGTTCTTCAACTTGTTGTGCATCAACACCTGAGTCCTGTAAAAAAATGAGTTGATAAGAacctaaatcttttttttcttggtaaaACAATGACATGAATTCTGTATTCGACAAAAAAATACTTCACACTGCCATATCAGAATGTCTCACCCGCTCCCCatcccacagtttgagaaaccctGGGCTAGGAAGTTTTCATTGCACCCTGATTAAACaattttcttattccatatttcAACTAGTTTTAAATGCGGTTTGTAATAAACATAGCATTGTTGACAAAATGGAAGTAGAgatttctataaaataaaaatagcgtctaaaaatatgaaacttAACTGGAAattttaatatacattttactttaccCCCACCGATTTTAAGATTATCCAAGTTCTAGCGTCTATCTTCTCAAACTTTGCATAGCATTCAagcaaaacaataataaatccttcatcatcatcatttcaTTGAATGTGACACTAATCTCCGTAGAGCACCCATGGATGTACATTGTACTTTCACAGCTGTAGAAGATAGGAgcactgttgttgttgttttctgacGCAATAAACTCAACTTGCACCAtagaggtgctgtgacagtgTGCATAACTAATCCATCTACTCTTGTGTGTCAGCAACAAAACATCAAGATAGATGCTGGTCTATTCTTTTACTTGGTCCAGCCAGCTTTCTTTGGATCATCCTTTCTACATGGTCTCTCTACAGTACCTGGAAGTATAATAAGCTTAATGTGAAACTTCTACTTCTTATCTAATGTAAACTAAGCTTAATGTGAAACTTCTACTTCTTATCTAATGTAAACTAAGATTAAATCTACCTCAATTAATTTTCTAGtgattttaatttattgttattattatttctttataattttattgacTACTTATTCCTGTGAACTCCCTGGGAAAGGGCTGCAAACACCTCTAGTCACAGAGCTTTTTCTTTATCTGCTCCtgtgtcattccagtatcctcagcatTGCTgttgactgacctcttccaggtttgttTGGGCCTGCCCTCTTACCTTTTTCCCTGCAAATTTCAAtgaagtgcctgccttgcaacattggtagttggTTCTATCAGGGTGTCCAGCTCCATTTTTGCTTTTtaatgtcttgggctatgggttTTCTACTTGATTCTCCCCCCATAAGTTGACAGTAGTCATCTTTTCTGACTTCCTGATTCCCAGTTTCTGGCAAAGGCAACTGTTAGAAAAGGTCTGGAGTTGTCATATATTTTTGTTACTCTCAATGTCTCagaaccatatatatatatataaaatagaattgtattactaattataaaattgttgttttttttttctctttcaggaTAGATCAAGAATCATTCCCAAGATTCAATGTGACTGTAGGTCAGCTGGGTGTGCTGTCAGCATCAAAAACAACTGTTCAAGAAACTCTTGGTCCAGGCTTCAACACTGATGATGCTGTTGGTGAGTCTCAAACTAGTCTTTGAACTGGAACTTCTCTTCTCAATGGTCTGCCTGCCCAAGCTCAACTTGTTTCTATTGTGTCCTTATCTCTTTTACTGCAGCTTTACTGCCTATttcatattacattttttttctaccaaaGATAGCATAATGTCtagtagattttattttttattgtaattttgttaCTATTTTTCATTTAACATTGCATTAAACTTATGTTGGGTTTATGTCTCTTTACAGATAATATATCCATGTATTCCATTTCAACTCCAACTTTGTCCACTAAATTATCTGAGCAACCCAGATTAAACGGTAAATGGAAATGTGTTTTTCAAGAACATTGTTTAGCAATAGAACTGCTGTAAATCAGTCAAAAGAAAttacattgatcactattttGAGTAGATACaacattgaaatatttagatatatatatgctaAGTAAGTTCATTATTGTAGattgtactttttttcttttgatccTTTTCTGTTTGTTCAGATAAAACAGACATTACCAGAGTCATGACTGAATTCAATGAAGACAAGTTTCACTTGCCTGCAAGCTTTGAAGAAGATATGAGCTCAATGGATTTGCCAGATGGTTGTGTTAATGTTAAAGTTGAAGCTACTTCCAAAcagttttttcttcaaaattttaaaaaggtaaaagttGTTTTAGAATTAACACTGCCTTAGCTGTCCTTAACCTTTGATTTTTGTTGATCCAATTCTTGCATTATTTTAAAAGGAGTGGGTTGTTTCAAGGAGTATTCCTTACTGATGGGAGCTtagttcaaaactttttttcaaatattttgaaatgatgtgaacattttttttagtgacttaaatttttttttataacaactGGTTTTATTTTTGATTCTTGAAAACAGTCAAAcactgtttttttgttgttactttGTACAGTGTAGTAATGAATGGGCTTTCTCTAATTGGACTAAGCTTTGAAATTATCAACCTTTTGGGGCACCTAAATAAAGCTAGATGTAACAAGGTttaacttttgattttttttttttaacttttgctTCATTAAAttactctttatctccgtaattatttttccacgttctgacagaattgttcatttttcacattcgtACAATCTACcgtgttatgattaaacttcaataacagttttgtttgttataagaaaatgttacttttggtatagaattataggagaatgcaatctctttttatttaacacaaatataagtttataaaaccaaacattaatttaatgaggtcagaTCAATGATGATATCATtaataaggagagaaagagttagtacAATTCTGACTTTTTAATCACAGTCACCAATAAATCCAACTATTTATGCCATTGTCTACTTTTCTTTTCAAGTCCTA is a genomic window containing:
- the LOC106067681 gene encoding uncharacterized protein LOC106067681, producing the protein MDKAQKDIITANRVELVENITVKDGLYSQLLQKKVLSQRSINRIKGSGVDEQQVEELLNELMKRDCFELFCQALIDDTQVDVVKKYLKPPASQTVFTPTPAASEPSPIQTTNQQLVGSLQPPTNQQPTGPQQPSSVITNKQLTPSFMNTNENASLPLQPSMVSTDCASGMKRANPSPPQSATICIRESDNEHLIVQYVPPCKAARQEEPSQLNNVQGEVPETFEDDETRYHLKHFIADKPIPISPYIMNNPQILSNPNIIDPQRYITAFLPPAGRLQGVEHLAARFLSLPTNSVTVIPEGRNMMDTQSIRKLLQPQNPLLQTQIINNKESSFKRIDQESFPRFNVTVGQLGVLSASKTTVQETLGPGFNTDDAVDNISMYSISTPTLSTKLSEQPRLNDKTDITRVMTEFNEDKFHLPASFEEDMSSMDLPDGCVNVKVEATSKQFFLQNFKKSYPMKQIPRGLALIINVDEVEGKPPRKGTNFDRDNLCSLLTQLHFNIMCYNDQDGLTALDIVNKLKTFSRLKDHETSDACFICLLSHGEEGYIFGTDGKRIPLEEIFMLFGNTNCKGLIGKPKIFIIQACRGGYLDKGVLLDEPDGGPVTSRDGTQLPSMSDMLICYPTQTGYYAWRNRARGSWYIEAIVQVFMRFAKNEDICAMLNRVNYLVSRKVSECNQKEMNSMSQMSEYKSTLRRPHLFFFPGIGVNI